In Cyanobacterium stanieri LEGE 03274, the following are encoded in one genomic region:
- a CDS encoding DUF3177 family protein, producing the protein MEDTLLRALVWTNYKLFLVFCLFFPLVLSVWSLFSNIPSIQRLLLIFWRVASLLAIAIYLFIPVWQWGYLAWFIGHILIVISLWFWVDINDEIQDLPKSPLRLLLTSWRWATSIYGILGAIAFTPFLKCTFSEDAAVEKVCRAWLEAPWHYKSWFHPNATTGFLGFLGMSGLIIYGIYLLYFLAFRLIRQGRIAIEQ; encoded by the coding sequence ATGGAAGATACGTTATTAAGGGCTTTAGTTTGGACTAACTATAAGTTATTTTTAGTTTTTTGTTTATTTTTTCCTCTTGTTTTATCTGTTTGGAGTTTGTTTTCTAATATTCCTTCTATTCAGCGGTTATTATTGATTTTTTGGCGGGTGGCTAGTTTATTGGCGATCGCCATTTATTTGTTTATTCCTGTGTGGCAATGGGGATATTTAGCTTGGTTTATAGGACATATTTTAATTGTCATTAGTCTTTGGTTTTGGGTGGATATTAACGATGAAATTCAAGATTTACCAAAAAGCCCCTTGCGTTTACTACTCACTTCGTGGCGCTGGGCAACTTCTATTTATGGTATCCTAGGTGCGATCGCCTTTACTCCTTTTTTAAAATGTACTTTCTCCGAAGATGCCGCGGTAGAAAAGGTTTGTCGAGCATGGTTAGAAGCCCCATGGCACTATAAAAGTTGGTTTCACCCCAACGCTACCACAGGATTTTTAGGGTTTTTAGGTATGTCTGGTTTAATTATTTATGGCATTTATTTACTATACTTCCTTGCCTTCCGTCTCATTCGACAAGGTAGAATTGCCATTGAACAATAG
- a CDS encoding HEAT repeat domain-containing protein yields MTETIIPIDDLITAVEKADSAPKLFLAVSNLAKVRSPLAIPTLIEVLGYNNPGAAVAATEGLIAIGKPAVTSLLENVDDYNYGARAWAIRVFAGIGDPRALQLLLKAASSDFSLSVRRAATKGLGSITWSEIPPENRPQAQQKVLDTLLITAQDGEWVVRYATVVSLGNLYQAVDNQNMKHIIQKTLINLKEDDEEIAIQTRSTLALRHLT; encoded by the coding sequence ATGACAGAAACCATTATCCCCATAGATGACTTAATCACAGCCGTAGAAAAAGCCGATTCAGCCCCCAAATTGTTTTTAGCAGTCAGTAACTTAGCTAAAGTGCGATCGCCCCTAGCCATTCCCACCCTCATCGAAGTATTGGGATACAATAATCCAGGCGCCGCCGTAGCCGCCACAGAAGGCTTAATTGCCATCGGCAAACCCGCCGTCACATCCCTCCTCGAAAACGTTGACGACTACAACTACGGAGCAAGGGCATGGGCTATTAGAGTCTTTGCAGGAATCGGCGACCCCCGCGCCCTACAATTATTGTTAAAAGCCGCCAGTAGTGACTTTTCCCTGAGCGTGAGAAGGGCTGCCACCAAAGGACTAGGGAGCATCACATGGTCAGAAATTCCCCCCGAAAACCGACCCCAAGCCCAACAAAAAGTATTAGATACCCTTCTCATTACCGCCCAAGATGGAGAATGGGTGGTACGTTATGCTACCGTTGTTTCCTTAGGAAATCTATATCAGGCCGTAGATAACCAAAACATGAAACATATCATTCAAAAAACCCTGATTAACCTCAAAGAAGATGACGAAGAAATAGCCATTCAAACTCGCTCAACATTAGCTCTTCGACATCTTACTTAA